AGGATTGTTATAATGTTAAAGACATTATTAAACAATCTAAATTTAAACCATATTATATTTCAAAAGCAGTACAACACTTGAAAGAGAAAGGTTTAATTTCTAAAAAAAGAAATGATAAAGATGAACGTACAGTAGCCATTCAAGTCTCAAAACTACAACATAAAAAGATAAAGCATTTATTGATGGAAATTGAAGCAGAAATATTATAATAGTATTGAGTAAAGTGCATCATTGTGGTGCACTTTAATTATGTTAACTTACTTTCATATATCATGTCGTAAAAAATTAAGGAGAACTTTTATGCGCGTATTATTAAATGTTAAACCAAAAAGCCAGTTGTTTCCTATTCCAATGGTAATGGGATGTGAAGGTACTTCATGTTCAATGTTACTAAATTACTATAATAAAAAAGTTGATGCGACAACAATTATGCGTAACTGGCCAACTCATTCAGATAATCCTCAAAAAGGTTATGTTGGAAATCACTTTTTAATTAAGTTTGGTTATCATCAAACAATATTCCCAAATGTATTAGCATTATTTTTGAATAAATATGATAATGATATAGTTGATGGTACGGGTACAGAACTAAAGGATTTAGAAAAGATCATCGAAAGTGGTCATCCTGTAGTTATTTATCATACTACGTTAGGTCAGTCCCCGGTTAAGAAAATGTTCAAAATAGGGAATAAAAAGAAAGAGTTTGTAACAAATATACATGTCACTTTATTAATTGGTTTTGACGAACATTACTATTATTATATAGATCCTTTATGGAAACAGTTTAAGGGTAAAATGATATTTCCAGCACTTTGGCCATCTAATTCCCAAGTTATTAAAATTCAAAAAAATAAAATGCAAGAAAGTTATAATAAACCGGGGAAAATGTGCATTTTCAAAAAAATATAATTATTTCTTAAATATTATGTCATAATCTTGTAACATTTGTTATGATATTAATATAAATTTGAAAAAGAGGTGCTTGAATGTCTAATAAGGTAAAATTACTTATTGTAGGAATCGTAGTATTATTATTAGCAGTAGTAGGAATTGGTGGAGCAGCAACATATTACTTTTTAACAAACACTCCTAAAAATACATATTTATTAAGTGAACAAGAATCAGCAAAATCATGGAAAGAGTATTTCAATGATAGATTTAAAAACGAAGCAGAATTTCAAGAGAAAATGAAAGATGAATCATATGAGTCTTCATTGAAATTTGGAGCAGAAGTACCAGATACTTTACTTTCTCAAATGGGTATCCCAAAATCAGTAGTAGATTCTACAAATCTAGTGCTTAATGTAGGGCACGATCCTAAGAAGAAAAATTCGAAATTAGGTATTGAACCAACAATTGCGGATAATAAAATTGGTAATTTCCAATGGAGTGCAGATAAAAATAATCAATACATAGAAACACCATTATTTAAAGATATTTATAAAGTGAAAAATAATGAAATTAAAAAAGGTGTTGAAAAAGCTTCAGGTGAGTCTTTAGATACAGCTGATGGACAAGACATCACAAATGATTCATTAAACTTAAATACAATTTTATCAAGTTCACAAATTTCACAAGATGATATTGATAAAATATCTAAAAAATATAGTGATTTGTTTGTAGATCAATTAGATGATGACAACTTTAAAAAAGATAAAGAAAAAGTTAAAATCTTTGATGATGAAAAAGAATTGAAAAAAGTAACAATGAACTTAAGTTCAAAAGATACTAAGAAAATCGTTGTAGCGATGCTTGAAGAAGCTAAAAAAGACGAAGACTTAAAGAACATTGTTGAAAAACAAGGTAATGTAAAAGAGTATGATAAAGAAATTAAAGATTTACTGAAAGATGCAAAAGATGAAAATGCATCAGAATATCCTAAAGTAAAATCTATTATTTATGTAGATGGTAAAGAAATATTAAAACGTGATTTAACAATCACAGATAAAGATGATGAAAAAGTTAAAATCGAAGGTACAAATGTTATCGATGACGGTGTTCAAGTAGATTACAAAGTTTCAGCACCTGGTGAAGAAGGTGGATTCACATTAAAAGGTAAATCTACTAACGGTGATGAAATTAGTGATAAATATGAATTAGCATTTGAAGAAAATTCTTATACTAAAACAACACTTAAATTAGATAATAAATCTAAAGTTGATGGCGATAAACGTACTGATAAAGGTAAAGTTACTTTTGGACAGTCTTATGGTCAAAACTTTGACTTAAATTATGATCATAATTTAACGACTGATACTAAAAATAATCAACAAAAACAAAAATTAAATGTTGATTTCGATGTATCTGGAGAAAAGATTAAATTAATAATGGATGGAAAATCTGAACTTAAGAAAGACATTAAGTTCAAAAAAGATGGCGCTATTGATTTTAATAGTTTATCAGAATCAGAAATTGATGATTTAACTAAAGAAATTGAAGATAGTGGAGAAAAAATTGGTGAAGACCTTGTTGAAAATCTTCAATAGATAAGAGAGGAGTGGTAATATGTCGACAATCAAATTGTTCAACATATACCACTCTTTTTTAATTAAAAAGTGGTATTTGATTGCATATATTTTATTATTATTTATAGCGGTATTAGGCATTATTATTGGTGTTAACCAAATGAATCAGGATGAAGATAACTTTACAATTGGAATAGTTGATAAAGATCATTCTACAGAAACGAAATTGATTTTAAATGCTATTGGAGATGGTCAATCGTTAGGTAATGATTTGTTGATTAATCATTATAATGAAAAAAGGGCGAGTGAATTATTAAAAAGTAAGAAAATCGATGGTTATTTTCTGTTTAAAGATGGTATGACGAAAGCATTTTATAAAAATGGAGAATTACCAATCGTTGTTAATACATATGACGCACAATCAGTGGAAAGTATTATTATTTTACAGCTAACTGATTCGGTATATAGTCGTTTAATGTTATCTATGGGAGGGGCAATGTCTTATGCATCTCTTTATCCTAATGCTACAGAAAACGAACTATTAACTATGATGACCGATATGTTATTCACGGGATTAAATAGAGGCGCTTCATTTGATGAACACGCAATAAAAGTATTTGACACAACAAGCTATTATACGATTTCTATTTATTTTGTTTCTATCTTTTTCTTCTTCTTTTCTATTTTTAGTATTTTAAAAATGAACCAAAAAGATGCTTTAAAAGAAAGATTAAGCATGTTTCATTTCTCATATGAAAAACTGACGATTGTACGAGGTCTATTTAGTTTACTGTATACAATGTTATGGAGTGCATTAGGGTTATGGATGATATTAAAGTATCTCAAGCCTGAGTTTGAGATGTATAATTTACCTGCGCTATTAGTGTGCTTATCATACTATTTATTCTTTTTAACAAGCATATTTGTCTTAATAGATATTACTTTTAGGACAGCGATTAATTATATATTGAAAATATTATTAACATTAGTTATATTGCTCTTCTCAGGTGCAGTTATTCCTATAATTTATTTAAAAGGTTTGAGTGGGGGATTGATTGAAGGATTACCATTTTCAATCGTTTATAATCAGTTAATTGAGCTACTTCTCAATAATTACATTATAGATACACATCCAATGTTCTATTGGAATATTGTTATAATCGTTGTTTTACTCATTACTTCTGTATATTGGAGGTATCGCCAATGAAATCGATATTCAATTTAGTTGTTTTGAAGCAATGGAAACAATATATGGCTTTACTTTTAATATTAGTTATCACAATCCTAGTTATCTTGATGACTCAAGCAACGACAAACAAAATATTTAAAATGCCAGTTGCCGTAAAGGATATGGATCAGTCACAATCTTCGAAAGAATTGATTCATAATTTAGAACAAACGAAGTATTTAGAAGTGATTCATATTCCTAAAGAAGAACCATATATTGAAGGTGTTATTCAAAAAAAACAAGCAATCGTAAGTTTGCAAATTCCAGAACATTTTAGTAAGAAATTAAAAGAGAATCATTTAAGAGATGCAATACCAGTCTATTATAAAGATGACTTTATTGGTGAAATTGCTTTAGAAGTTACAAGTAAAGCATTGTATCAACAGCAAATACCAATTATCATTCATAGTCACTTGGAAAAATCCAACCAAGAAGTGAGTTTGGATGAAATTAAAGAAGAATACAATAAAGATACACCACACTCAAAAATGGTGCACCATGCACTCAAAAAAAATGCGGATGTTTCCATAAGTGTTGGGCTTATTATTGCACTCTTATTATTAGTGAGTTGTAGTCAAATCGTATTTCATCAACGTCTTAAGCAAAATGCTGCATTAGAAAGAATGTTGATGTTTAATGGAACAAAATTAAAGTTATACACCTTGTACATCTTTATTCATGTTCTGTTATTGTTTTTACTCATCTTATCTTTAAACTTAATATTAGCATGGTCGCTCAGCATGATATTTTATATCACAACAGTAATCGTTCTAATCATATATGAACTTGGTTTAAGTATATTATTATTTAAAATCAATACACTCAGTCATAAATTGTTTATGGCTATCATATGGTCAATTGCGATGAGTTGTTTGTATTTATACACTCAAATTTAGGAGGTGTCTTGATGATTACAATAGAAAATTTAAATAAAAAGTATAAAGATAAGCAAATATTCCAGAATTTTAATACGACATTTAAGGACAAGACACTTACTATTTTGCTAGGCGAAAATGGTGCGGGTAAATCAACATTGCTAAGAATTATAACGGCACTTGAAACAGCTGATAGTGGTACGATTCGGTACTTTGGAGAGGTATTAAGCAACAGAGATATTAAAGGTAAAATTGGATATATTCCACAAGATATTGCTTTATTCGAACATATGACAGTAAATGAAAACATTGATTTTTTCAAAGCGCTTAATAAACATCCCATTTCGTCAGAGTTAATAGAAGACTACTGTGAAAAGCTTAATCTATTCGAAAGAAAAGCAAAAGTCTCTGCCTTATCTGGTGGAACTAAAAGAAAAGTAAACTTATTAATTGGTTTGTTAGGTAACCCGAGTATTTTAATTTTAGATGAACCGACTGTTGGAATTGATTTGAAATCTAGATATGATATTCATCAGTTATTAAATAGCTTAAAGCAGTCGAGACTCATTATATTAACGACACATCATTTAGATGAAGTTGAAAGTTTAGCAGATGAAATCAAGCTAATTGGTAAAGATCCTTTTTATCGTAATATATTATCGGAAAAAGGATGGGCATTTGAGGATAGTTTAACAAACTAAAAACTAGTTAAAACAAACACTTGTTAACGATAATTTAACAGGTGTTTGTTTTTTATATTTCTTGATTTATCTAAAAATTTAGAAATATAAAAACGTATTGCAAATGATATTTTTAAAGTGTATTCTTATTTAATGTATCGGAATTAAATGTTTTGGGAGGATTGTTAATGGAAACACTATGGATTGTCATTAATATTATTGTTTTCTTATTATTTATAGGTTTATTAGGATATTTAACAAAAAAACATGTGAAGTTCTCTAAACGAGTTCTTATTGGTCTAGGTATCGGGATTGTATTTGGTTTAGTGTTACACCTTATTTATGGTGTTGATTCTAAAATAACCGAAACGACAGCATCATGGTTTGATGTCGTTGGTACAGGATATGTCAAACTTTTACAAATGATTGTAATGCCACTTATATTCATATCAATTGTATCAGCTTTTACAAAAATTACGATTGGACAAAATTTTGCTAAAGTTGGTGCATGGATATTCACTTTCTTAATAGGCACTGTAGCAGTTGCTGCTTTAGTAGGTATTATATATGCTATGTTATTCAATTTGGATGCTTCACAAATTGATTTAGGAAGTGTTGAAAATAATCGTGGTCAAGAAATTGAACAAACATCTAAAGATATGGAAGCAAACAATTTACCAACACAAATTATAGAATTGTTACCTGCAAATCCATTCTTAGATTTCACTGGAGCTAGAGGTACGTCTACAATAGCTGTCGTTATTTTCGCCGGTTTTGTAGGATTTAGCTTCTTACGTGTTATGAGAAAAGAGCCTGAAAAAGGCAACTTGCTTAAAAGAGGTGTTGATGCAATATATGCATTAGTTATGGGGATCGTAACATTTGTACTAAGATTAACACCTTATGGTATTTTAGCGATTATGACTAAAACGGTTATGACAAGTAACTTTGCGGCTGTCTGGACATTAGGTAAATTCGTTTTAGCTTCTTATGCAGCGTTAATTAC
This portion of the Mammaliicoccus vitulinus genome encodes:
- a CDS encoding transcriptional regulator, SarA/Rot family, which encodes METVSVPIRNIVELVSVSKKAKDHLSKIKSEFVLSFEELYILVYIYKGEKDCYNVKDIIKQSKFKPYYISKAVQHLKEKGLISKKRNDKDERTVAIQVSKLQHKKIKHLLMEIEAEIL
- a CDS encoding ABC transporter permease, whose amino-acid sequence is MSTIKLFNIYHSFLIKKWYLIAYILLLFIAVLGIIIGVNQMNQDEDNFTIGIVDKDHSTETKLILNAIGDGQSLGNDLLINHYNEKRASELLKSKKIDGYFLFKDGMTKAFYKNGELPIVVNTYDAQSVESIIILQLTDSVYSRLMLSMGGAMSYASLYPNATENELLTMMTDMLFTGLNRGASFDEHAIKVFDTTSYYTISIYFVSIFFFFFSIFSILKMNQKDALKERLSMFHFSYEKLTIVRGLFSLLYTMLWSALGLWMILKYLKPEFEMYNLPALLVCLSYYLFFLTSIFVLIDITFRTAINYILKILLTLVILLFSGAVIPIIYLKGLSGGLIEGLPFSIVYNQLIELLLNNYIIDTHPMFYWNIVIIVVLLITSVYWRYRQ
- a CDS encoding DUF6583 family protein, coding for MSNKVKLLIVGIVVLLLAVVGIGGAATYYFLTNTPKNTYLLSEQESAKSWKEYFNDRFKNEAEFQEKMKDESYESSLKFGAEVPDTLLSQMGIPKSVVDSTNLVLNVGHDPKKKNSKLGIEPTIADNKIGNFQWSADKNNQYIETPLFKDIYKVKNNEIKKGVEKASGESLDTADGQDITNDSLNLNTILSSSQISQDDIDKISKKYSDLFVDQLDDDNFKKDKEKVKIFDDEKELKKVTMNLSSKDTKKIVVAMLEEAKKDEDLKNIVEKQGNVKEYDKEIKDLLKDAKDENASEYPKVKSIIYVDGKEILKRDLTITDKDDEKVKIEGTNVIDDGVQVDYKVSAPGEEGGFTLKGKSTNGDEISDKYELAFEENSYTKTTLKLDNKSKVDGDKRTDKGKVTFGQSYGQNFDLNYDHNLTTDTKNNQQKQKLNVDFDVSGEKIKLIMDGKSELKKDIKFKKDGAIDFNSLSESEIDDLTKEIEDSGEKIGEDLVENLQ
- a CDS encoding ABC transporter permease, whose product is MKSIFNLVVLKQWKQYMALLLILVITILVILMTQATTNKIFKMPVAVKDMDQSQSSKELIHNLEQTKYLEVIHIPKEEPYIEGVIQKKQAIVSLQIPEHFSKKLKENHLRDAIPVYYKDDFIGEIALEVTSKALYQQQIPIIIHSHLEKSNQEVSLDEIKEEYNKDTPHSKMVHHALKKNADVSISVGLIIALLLLVSCSQIVFHQRLKQNAALERMLMFNGTKLKLYTLYIFIHVLLLFLLILSLNLILAWSLSMIFYITTVIVLIIYELGLSILLFKINTLSHKLFMAIIWSIAMSCLYLYTQI
- a CDS encoding ABC transporter ATP-binding protein, which produces MITIENLNKKYKDKQIFQNFNTTFKDKTLTILLGENGAGKSTLLRIITALETADSGTIRYFGEVLSNRDIKGKIGYIPQDIALFEHMTVNENIDFFKALNKHPISSELIEDYCEKLNLFERKAKVSALSGGTKRKVNLLIGLLGNPSILILDEPTVGIDLKSRYDIHQLLNSLKQSRLIILTTHHLDEVESLADEIKLIGKDPFYRNILSEKGWAFEDSLTN
- a CDS encoding C39 family peptidase, yielding MRVLLNVKPKSQLFPIPMVMGCEGTSCSMLLNYYNKKVDATTIMRNWPTHSDNPQKGYVGNHFLIKFGYHQTIFPNVLALFLNKYDNDIVDGTGTELKDLEKIIESGHPVVIYHTTLGQSPVKKMFKIGNKKKEFVTNIHVTLLIGFDEHYYYYIDPLWKQFKGKMIFPALWPSNSQVIKIQKNKMQESYNKPGKMCIFKKI
- a CDS encoding L-cystine transporter, with the protein product METLWIVINIIVFLLFIGLLGYLTKKHVKFSKRVLIGLGIGIVFGLVLHLIYGVDSKITETTASWFDVVGTGYVKLLQMIVMPLIFISIVSAFTKITIGQNFAKVGAWIFTFLIGTVAVAALVGIIYAMLFNLDASQIDLGSVENNRGQEIEQTSKDMEANNLPTQIIELLPANPFLDFTGARGTSTIAVVIFAGFVGFSFLRVMRKEPEKGNLLKRGVDAIYALVMGIVTFVLRLTPYGILAIMTKTVMTSNFAAVWTLGKFVLASYAALITMYIIHLILVSVVGLNPVTYVKKTGEAMLFAFTSRSSAGTLPLNVQTQTGRLGVPEGIANFAGSFGLSIGQNGCAGIYPAMLAMMIAPSVGIDIDLPFILSVIGVVVISSFGVAGVGGGATFAAILVLSTLNLPIALAGVLISVEPLIDMGRTALNVNDSMLAGTATAKITGQLDEEKYNEEDFNELGESY